A stretch of the Oenococcus sp. UCMA 16435 genome encodes the following:
- a CDS encoding glucosaminidase — protein sequence MTKFNLNKIKNKIKALNFTDFSTLLNLLTVSLVFLLAFSLTYYFTSESSMNDQIEMTNHEHTLIAEQKFIDKVAPYIQKRQKKDGILTSITIAQMILESDWGQSSLASKYHNYFGVKSTSDNAKKIVKINTQEYVNGKWITVKGTFAVYKSWQESVYQHNQLFLKGTTWNKKQYKDVIDAKNYTDGAKALVKNAYATDPDYAKKIIRLVERYHLDIYD from the coding sequence TTGACGAAATTTAATTTAAATAAAATAAAAAATAAAATAAAAGCTCTTAATTTTACTGATTTTTCTACTCTTTTGAATTTATTGACAGTATCATTGGTTTTTTTACTGGCATTTTCTCTCACTTATTATTTCACTAGCGAAAGTTCAATGAATGATCAAATCGAGATGACTAATCACGAACATACATTGATCGCCGAACAAAAATTCATTGATAAGGTCGCTCCTTACATCCAAAAACGGCAAAAGAAGGATGGCATTCTTACTTCGATTACGATTGCGCAAATGATTCTCGAATCGGATTGGGGCCAAAGTAGTTTGGCATCAAAATATCATAATTATTTTGGTGTAAAAAGTACTTCTGACAATGCTAAAAAAATTGTCAAAATAAATACGCAAGAATATGTTAACGGAAAATGGATAACTGTGAAGGGCACTTTTGCTGTTTACAAAAGTTGGCAGGAATCTGTTTATCAGCATAATCAATTATTTTTAAAAGGAACGACTTGGAATAAAAAGCAGTATAAAGATGTCATCGATGCGAAAAATTATACCGATGGAGCTAAAGCACTAGTGAAAAACGCTTATGCAACCGATCCGGACTATGCAAAGAAAATTATTCGCCTTGTGGAACGCTATCACCTGGATATCTATGATTAA
- the cydC gene encoding thiol reductant ABC exporter subunit CydC has product MKNKSDQWVRPFLKENRIGIFWTVVFSFLMIFSSMALMFTSGYLITRAAQHPSNIMLIYVPIVLTRAFGIGRPTFKYAQRLTSHNWVLKIVSLTREKLFKTVDANSTIVAGEHSTGEVISLLSNDIDQLQNLYLRTIFPIASGILLYVFVTLFTAAFSLAFCLFWFIALMIIAICFPYFSWKMNQDRILQQKKLADESIDLATDAVLGAFDWQLSGQQQKFTDQKKELSGRLAKVKSGGRRFGWIRDFLIECILMVTVIVTLAWSYQQFFGHTVGIDLIAAFVLAIFPMSEALTDLNRGASEATYYRDSVERLNRLGPIKKQTVSQLHDNLRPNIKINNLSFAYNPKKEVLKEINMNIPFGSKIAILGRSGVGKSTLLKLITGDLKSNQGNLAISGIEESQVKNSQNEIFSILDQNPYLFDMTIANNLRLVDPNADDDRLTEVLKEVGLGKLLESLPDGLDTFMREAGSRFSGGEQQRFSLARILLRDTPIVILDEPTVSLDPLTERQVMQTIFRVLKNKSLIWVTHHLIGLENVDKLYFLENGKTKFSGTPLQSKQDPFLKKLWQLDEI; this is encoded by the coding sequence ATGAAAAATAAATCTGACCAATGGGTGAGACCATTTTTAAAAGAAAATCGGATTGGTATTTTCTGGACAGTTGTATTTAGTTTTTTAATGATTTTTTCTTCGATGGCTTTAATGTTTACCTCGGGATATTTAATTACTCGGGCGGCTCAACATCCGTCCAATATCATGCTGATATATGTGCCGATTGTTTTGACGAGAGCCTTTGGAATCGGTCGACCGACTTTTAAATATGCGCAAAGATTGACGAGCCATAATTGGGTTTTAAAAATTGTATCTTTGACTCGTGAAAAATTATTTAAAACAGTTGATGCCAACTCGACTATTGTTGCCGGCGAACATTCAACCGGTGAAGTTATTTCTTTACTTTCAAATGACATTGATCAGTTGCAGAACCTTTATTTACGAACAATTTTTCCTATTGCCAGCGGCATTCTTTTATATGTTTTTGTAACTTTATTTACGGCAGCTTTTAGTCTGGCTTTTTGTCTGTTTTGGTTTATTGCTTTAATGATTATTGCAATTTGTTTTCCATATTTTTCTTGGAAAATGAATCAGGATAGAATTCTTCAGCAAAAAAAATTAGCCGATGAAAGCATTGATTTGGCAACCGATGCTGTTTTAGGAGCTTTTGATTGGCAGCTTTCCGGCCAGCAGCAAAAATTTACCGATCAAAAAAAGGAATTATCCGGTCGGTTGGCAAAAGTAAAATCAGGTGGCCGACGCTTTGGCTGGATTCGTGATTTTTTGATTGAATGTATTTTGATGGTAACGGTAATTGTAACTTTAGCTTGGAGTTATCAGCAATTTTTTGGACATACAGTTGGAATCGATCTTATAGCCGCATTTGTCCTGGCGATTTTCCCGATGTCCGAAGCATTGACTGATCTTAATCGTGGCGCCAGTGAAGCCACTTACTATAGGGATAGTGTTGAACGCTTAAATCGTCTTGGCCCAATTAAAAAACAGACCGTCAGTCAACTGCATGATAATTTGCGTCCGAATATCAAAATTAATAATTTGTCTTTTGCTTACAATCCTAAAAAGGAAGTTTTAAAGGAAATTAATATGAATATTCCTTTCGGAAGCAAAATCGCTATTCTTGGCCGCTCTGGGGTTGGTAAGTCAACACTTTTGAAACTGATTACCGGTGATCTAAAGAGTAATCAGGGAAATTTGGCTATTTCCGGGATCGAAGAATCACAAGTTAAAAATTCTCAGAATGAAATTTTTTCTATTCTTGACCAAAATCCTTATCTTTTTGATATGACTATTGCCAATAATTTGCGTTTGGTCGATCCAAACGCCGATGATGATCGTTTAACGGAAGTCTTAAAAGAGGTCGGCCTGGGAAAATTATTAGAAAGCCTGCCGGATGGTTTGGATACTTTTATGAGAGAAGCAGGCAGTCGCTTTTCTGGTGGCGAGCAGCAGCGTTTCTCCTTAGCGAGGATTTTATTAAGAGATACACCGATTGTGATTTTGGATGAGCCGACTGTAAGTCTTGACCCTTTAACCGAGCGACAGGTCATGCAAACTATTTTTCGTGTTTTGAAGAATAAAAGTCTGATCTGGGTAACTCATCATTTAATTGGTTTGGAGAATGTTGACAAATTATATTTTCTTGAGAATGGAAAGACAAAATTCTCGGGAACTCCGTTACAATCAAAACAGGATCCATTTTTAAAAAAACTTTGGCAACTTGACGAAATTTAA
- the cydD gene encoding thiol reductant ABC exporter subunit CydD, whose translation MIDKQIFKIEGVKSILSWLVILTFLQAVSILFQAFFLSESIVILWRQSTFSLALPYICGFAISLLCRHFFSLIKERSANSFSITASEGLRDQLLSKYLSFGDQTIFENGTGHAVSLLHAGIDNVQNYFQLIFIKIIDLSIVPWLLLLYMFVLRWQEALFLLLIFPVIIFFFVILGLAAQKKADSEYHNFTILSNRFTDTLRGMQTLKQLGLSKIFTKRIYDTSERYRKSTMRTLTIAMTSTFSLDFFTTLSIAVIAVFLGFALMEGKMALFPALTLLILAPEYFLPLRTFSEDYHATLDGKNAFNEVLSVLNQKLTSEISNLKVPEVDSKMVLSVQHFSFQYPDSKQATLKDLNFFVHGFSKIAVVGLSGSGKTTLLSALAGINAGKGDFLVNKVKLSNFQNTSWQKQIIYIPQKPYIFHTSLKENIAFYQSDASEKQIINAAKAAGIYELACGLPKGFDTMIGESEQSLSGGQAQRIALGRAFLASDRHILLFDEPTAHLDIQTEYDLKQTMLPLFENHLVFFATHRLHWLRQMDYVLVMDNGQIVEQGKPSELLNRPHGQLNKLRKELTDEK comes from the coding sequence ATGATAGACAAACAGATTTTCAAAATTGAAGGTGTCAAAAGTATTTTGTCCTGGCTTGTGATACTGACATTTTTGCAAGCCGTCAGTATCCTTTTTCAGGCATTTTTCCTGTCAGAATCGATTGTGATTCTTTGGCGCCAATCAACTTTTTCCTTGGCCCTGCCGTATATTTGCGGCTTTGCGATTTCTTTATTGTGCCGTCACTTTTTCTCGCTTATTAAAGAAAGGTCGGCGAATTCCTTTTCAATCACAGCCAGTGAGGGTTTGAGAGACCAGTTGCTTAGCAAGTATTTGTCTTTTGGTGATCAAACAATTTTTGAGAATGGAACTGGTCATGCCGTTAGTCTGCTGCATGCCGGAATTGATAATGTCCAAAATTATTTTCAATTGATATTTATCAAAATAATCGATTTAAGCATTGTACCCTGGTTGCTGCTCCTTTATATGTTTGTTTTACGATGGCAGGAGGCCCTGTTTTTATTGCTTATTTTTCCAGTCATAATTTTTTTCTTTGTTATTTTGGGTTTAGCCGCCCAAAAAAAAGCCGATAGCGAATATCATAATTTCACCATATTGAGCAACCGTTTTACCGATACCCTCCGGGGGATGCAAACTTTAAAACAGCTCGGACTTAGTAAAATTTTTACAAAAAGAATTTACGATACCTCGGAAAGATATCGCAAATCAACGATGCGAACCTTGACTATTGCAATGACTTCGACTTTTTCTTTGGATTTTTTCACAACTCTTTCGATTGCCGTAATTGCTGTTTTCCTTGGCTTTGCACTGATGGAAGGGAAAATGGCTCTTTTTCCGGCTTTGACTTTGTTGATTCTTGCTCCGGAGTACTTTTTGCCCCTACGCACTTTTTCCGAGGATTATCATGCGACTTTAGATGGAAAAAATGCTTTTAATGAGGTCCTTTCAGTTCTTAACCAAAAACTAACAAGCGAAATTTCCAATTTAAAAGTTCCGGAAGTTGATTCCAAAATGGTTCTCTCCGTTCAACATTTTTCTTTTCAATACCCCGATAGCAAGCAAGCAACTCTAAAAGATCTTAATTTTTTTGTTCATGGTTTTTCTAAAATTGCTGTAGTGGGATTATCAGGTTCCGGAAAGACTACTCTTCTAAGTGCGTTAGCAGGTATTAATGCTGGAAAAGGGGATTTTTTAGTCAACAAAGTAAAACTTTCTAATTTCCAAAATACCTCTTGGCAAAAACAAATTATCTATATTCCTCAAAAACCTTATATTTTTCACACATCTCTGAAGGAAAACATTGCTTTTTATCAATCCGATGCTTCTGAAAAACAAATTATTAATGCTGCTAAAGCAGCCGGCATCTACGAATTAGCTTGTGGACTTCCAAAGGGTTTTGACACGATGATCGGTGAAAGCGAGCAGTCTCTTTCTGGAGGCCAAGCGCAAAGAATTGCTCTTGGCCGGGCCTTTTTGGCAAGTGATCGACACATTCTTTTATTCGACGAACCGACAGCCCATCTGGATATTCAGACTGAATATGATTTGAAACAAACGATGCTGCCACTTTTTGAAAATCATTTGGTGTTTTTTGCAACTCATCGTTTGCATTGGCTGAGACAAATGGATTACGTACTTGTTATGGATAATGGTCAAATAGTCGAGCAGGGTAAACCAAGTGAATTGTTGAATCGTCCCCATGGCCAATTGAACAAATTACGAAAGGAGTTAACTGATGAAAAATAA